One genomic window of Methanosarcina acetivorans C2A includes the following:
- a CDS encoding DUF3160 domain-containing protein → MDPKIKFASVYLMLLVFVFFAGCSGKETGQNTPGYTADVLKTEAVTFSGMLGQGVYLPVNYSLEALDVELKAPSYDLPLEKDKITNYAAFSGKIPLNESALEMLERNGFVVIKNPYDSSEEDITSMYVTLKEEEIPVFITTDSLLHLYHIQFDETLRQIEEKEFYDTLWETDLALLNSSIEEYNSASGEEKEAARRNTAYFTVALSLLQPKPEQIQASDETYGFVDETLFPAGSAGKYQFEVPSFVKEDVDAELALIEAHEGFALSPIFLYEEDYSQYVPRGHYTRSEKLQNYFKAFVWHGRISMLLKDSLIQSEDPAKDSRIQTIQASLISSQLENSPELLENWDRIYGVTAFYVGFSDDLGPYEYMEAMDQVFGNGEREFNETAVEELKAALAENQGPQIYGGTGNCILEPPFTPEQADECLENTTGFRFMGQRFIPDSYMFSNLVGAYTGEYTGDYTKDEAPFTLVISGAGRPIRGFPRGLDTMALLGSERAVYWLDELNDSSYENYSARYGELDSEFSNFSTADWNRNLYWSWLYSLQPLLKNYGEGYPTFMQTDAWQDKELSTSLASWTELRHDTILYAKQSYTVLEGSAMVPPEEKSVVGYVEPVPDFYARLLALTKMTNQGLDEMDVLDPVSKARFTELENILSRLQAISEKELENEELTEEDYEFIKNFGDQLEGVIADVDEKARKTTIVADVHTDGNTGDVLEEGVGYVDMVVVAYKLPDDRILIGVGPVFSYYEFKQPMSDRLTDEKWREMLEANPPEKPEWTSTYIS, encoded by the coding sequence ATGGATCCGAAAATTAAATTTGCATCAGTCTATCTGATGCTTCTTGTTTTTGTTTTTTTTGCTGGTTGCTCTGGAAAGGAGACAGGACAGAACACACCCGGCTACACCGCAGATGTGCTCAAAACCGAAGCCGTAACTTTTTCAGGGATGCTGGGGCAGGGGGTTTACTTGCCGGTAAATTACAGCCTGGAAGCCCTCGATGTCGAGTTAAAAGCGCCTTCTTATGACTTGCCCCTGGAAAAGGATAAAATCACCAACTACGCAGCCTTTTCAGGAAAAATCCCTCTGAATGAATCGGCGCTTGAAATGCTGGAAAGAAACGGTTTTGTGGTAATAAAAAACCCTTATGACTCTTCGGAAGAGGACATAACTTCAATGTACGTGACCCTCAAAGAAGAAGAAATTCCTGTTTTTATCACCACGGACTCCCTCCTGCACCTCTATCATATCCAGTTTGATGAGACCCTGCGCCAGATCGAGGAAAAGGAGTTTTACGATACTCTCTGGGAGACCGACCTTGCCCTGCTGAACAGCTCGATTGAAGAATATAACAGTGCATCAGGAGAAGAAAAGGAAGCTGCAAGAAGAAACACAGCCTACTTCACGGTTGCTTTAAGCCTGCTCCAGCCGAAGCCCGAACAGATACAGGCATCAGATGAAACCTACGGCTTTGTTGATGAGACTCTTTTCCCTGCAGGTTCGGCAGGAAAATACCAATTTGAGGTCCCTTCATTTGTAAAAGAAGATGTTGATGCCGAACTTGCCCTGATAGAAGCCCATGAAGGCTTTGCTCTCTCTCCTATTTTCCTCTATGAAGAAGACTATTCCCAGTACGTGCCAAGAGGCCACTATACCCGCTCCGAGAAGCTGCAAAACTATTTTAAGGCCTTCGTGTGGCACGGCAGGATAAGCATGCTCCTGAAGGACAGCCTGATACAGTCAGAAGACCCTGCAAAAGATTCCCGCATCCAGACCATCCAGGCAAGCCTGATTTCTTCTCAGCTAGAAAACTCGCCCGAACTTCTTGAAAACTGGGACAGAATCTACGGGGTCACGGCTTTCTACGTGGGCTTTTCCGATGACCTTGGACCTTACGAATACATGGAAGCCATGGATCAGGTCTTTGGCAATGGAGAGAGGGAGTTTAATGAAACAGCAGTAGAGGAATTAAAGGCCGCACTTGCTGAAAACCAGGGCCCGCAAATCTACGGAGGCACAGGAAACTGTATCCTTGAACCTCCCTTCACCCCGGAACAGGCTGACGAATGCCTCGAAAATACCACAGGTTTCCGTTTTATGGGGCAGCGCTTCATCCCTGACTCTTACATGTTCTCAAACCTGGTCGGAGCCTATACAGGTGAATATACCGGTGACTACACGAAAGATGAAGCTCCGTTTACGCTGGTGATCTCAGGAGCCGGAAGGCCTATCCGCGGCTTCCCGCGCGGGCTCGATACAATGGCTCTTCTGGGCTCGGAGAGGGCTGTTTACTGGCTCGACGAGCTGAACGATTCAAGCTACGAAAATTACAGTGCCAGGTATGGGGAACTGGATTCGGAGTTTTCGAACTTCAGCACAGCCGACTGGAACAGGAACCTCTACTGGTCCTGGCTTTATTCCCTCCAACCCCTCCTCAAAAACTATGGAGAAGGCTACCCGACCTTCATGCAGACCGATGCCTGGCAGGACAAAGAACTTAGCACTTCTCTTGCCTCGTGGACTGAGCTCAGACACGACACTATCCTGTATGCCAAGCAGAGTTATACAGTACTTGAGGGGTCCGCAATGGTGCCTCCAGAAGAAAAATCGGTTGTGGGCTATGTAGAACCAGTCCCCGACTTTTACGCCAGGCTGCTTGCCTTAACGAAGATGACAAATCAGGGCCTGGATGAAATGGATGTGCTTGACCCTGTTTCAAAAGCCAGGTTCACTGAGCTTGAAAATATACTTTCCAGGTTGCAGGCAATCTCGGAAAAGGAACTTGAAAACGAAGAGCTGACGGAAGAAGATTATGAATTCATCAAGAATTTCGGGGATCAGCTTGAAGGTGTCATAGCCGATGTTGATGAGAAAGCCAGGAAAACCACTATCGTGGCTGATGTCCATACCGACGGGAATACTGGAGATGTACTCGAAGAAGGAGTAGGATACGTGGATATGGTCGTGGTAGCATACAAGCTTCCGGACGACAGGATCCTTATCGGTGTAGGTCCGGTCTTCAGCTATTACGAGTTCAAGCAGCCAATGTCTGATCGCCTGACCGATGAAAAATGGAGAGAAATGCTTGAGGCGAACCCACCGGAAAAGCCGGAGTGGACTTCCACCTACATTTCTTAA